In Pyxicephalus adspersus chromosome 12, UCB_Pads_2.0, whole genome shotgun sequence, a genomic segment contains:
- the LOC140342521 gene encoding olfactory receptor 5V1-like codes for MVFYMMENLNKTFEGKFILLKLSDIYSLQVILSLFLFLMYMLTSVGNLLLIIVVKSNPQLQTPMYFFLTNLATIDICYSTTVVPKMLTNTLSSDRSISFLGCAIQLHFHASLAVAECLILAVMAFDRYNAICKPLQYHMIMDQTMCLHLTAGCWAVSFTAPLHLTICAFRLPFCKSNIINHFFCEMPPILHLACADVWFNELLEYVAVGVVFGSSFGLILVSYFFITLTIINIKSTKERQKAFSTCASHLAVVFLFYITVLFMHLRPPSSYSPEQDRVVSILYTVVTPALNPIIYSVRNKEIKAAIKKAKLDSICN; via the coding sequence ATGGTGTTTTATATGATGGAAAacttaaacaaaacatttgaagGAAAATTCATACTTCTTAAACTCTCTGACATCTATAGTCTGCAGGTTATCCTTTCCTTATTTCTGTTCCTAATGTATATGCTGACATCGGTAGGAAATCTTTTACTGATCATTGTGGTAAAGAGTAACCCCCAACTCCAGACTCCTATGTACTTTTTTCTGACTAATCTTGCCACTATTGATATTTGTTATTCCACAACTGTAGTTCCCAAAATGTTGACAAACACTCTTTCATCTGACAGGAGCATTTCCTTCTTGGGATGTGCAATCCAGTTGCACTTTCATGCATCTCTAGCTGTTGCAGAATGTTTAATTTTGGCTGTTATGGCTTTTGATAGATACAATGCCATCTGTAAACCTTTACAATACCATATGATAATGGACCAAACAATGTGTCTTCATCTGACTGCTGGATGTTGGGCTGTGAGCTTTACAGCTCCACTTCATCTTACAATATGTGCTTTCAGGTTGCCTTTCTGCAAATCTAACATTATCAATCATTTTTTCTGTGAGATGCCCCCTATACTTCATTTGGCATGTGCAGATGTTTGGTTCAATGAGCTCTTAGAGTATGTTGCAGTTGGAGTTGTTTTTGGAAGCTCCTTTGGGCTAATACTTGTATCCTACTTCTTCATCACCTTAACCATCATAAACATAAAGTCCacaaaagaaaggcaaaaagcTTTTTCTACTTGTGCCTCCCACCTTGCTGTGGTTTTTCTCTTCTATATTACAGTACTGTTCATGCATTTACGTCCTCCATCCAGCTACTCCCCAGAACAGGATCGAGTGGTGTCCATCCTTTATACTGTGGTGACACCCGCACTGAATCCCATAATCTACAGTGTAcgaaataaagaaattaaagcagctataaaaaaagcaaaacttgaCTCAATATGTAACTAG
- the LOC140342522 gene encoding olfactory receptor 5G9-like → MVFYMTENLNKTFEGKFILLKLSDIYSLQVILSLFLFLMYMLTSVGNLLLIIVVKSNPQLQTPMYFFLTNLATIDICYSTTVVPKMLTNTLSSDRSISFLGCAIQLHFHASLAVAECLILAVMAFDRYNAICKPLQYHMIMDQTLCLRLTVGCWIVSFTGPIHLTICAFRLPFCKSNMINHFFCEMPPILHLACADIWFNELLEYVAVAVVFGSCFGLILVSYFFITLTIINIKSTKERQKAFSTCASHLAVVFLFYVTVLFMHLRPPSSYSPEQDRVVSILYTVVTPVLNPIIYSVRNKEIKAAIKKQYLSQYITNIIYFHG, encoded by the coding sequence ATGGTGTTTTATATGACAGAAAacttaaacaaaacatttgaagGAAAATTCATACTTCTTAAACTCTCTGACATCTATAGTCTGCAGGTTATCCTTTCCTTATTTCTGTTCCTAATGTATATGCTGACATCGGTAGGAAATCTTTTACTGATCATTGTGGTAAAGAGTAACCCCCAACTCCAGACTCCTATGTACTTTTTTCTGACTAATCTTGCCACTATTGATATTTGTTATTCCACAACTGTAGTTCCCAAAATGTTGACAAACACTCTTTCATCTGACAGGAGCATTTCCTTCTTGGGATGTGCAATCCAGTTGCACTTTCATGCATCTCTAGCTGTTGCAGAATGTTTAATTTTGGCTGTTATGGCTTTTGATAGATACAATGCCATCTGTAAACCTCTACAATACCATATGATAATGGACCAAACATTGTGTCTTCGTCTGACTGTTGGATGTTGGATTGTGAGCTTCACCGGCCCAATTCATCTTACAATATGTGCTTTCAGGTTGCCTTTCTGCAAATCTAACATGATCAATCATTTTTTCTGTGAGATGCCCCCCATACTTCATTTGGCATGTGCAGATATTTGGTTCAATGAGCTCTTAGAGTATGTTGCGGTTGCAGTTGTTTTTGGGAGCTGCTTTGGGCTAATACTTGTATCCTACTTCTTCATCACCTTAACCATCATAAACATAAAGTCcacaaaagaaagacaaaaagctTTTTCTACTTGTGCCTCCCACCTTgctgtagtttttcttttctatgtaacAGTACTGTTCATGCACTTACGTCCTCCATCCAGCTACTCCCCAGAACAGGATCGAGTGGTGTCCATCCTTTATACTGTGGTAACGCCCGTGTTGAATCCTATCATCTACAGTGTCCGAAATAAGGAAATCAAAGCAGCCATAAAAAAGCAATACTTGTCTCAATATATAACTAATATCATATATTTTCATGGGTAG
- the LOC140342523 gene encoding olfactory receptor 5AR1-like, whose translation MSIYIVLGSLNHTFAGKFFLLGLPNIFDLQVVFFLLLLIVYIMTITGNLLLIFMVRLTPRLQTPMYFFLCNLSIIDICFTSTVVPKILVNTISLDRSISLLGCATQLYFHLVLGGAECLILAVMAFDRYNAICKPLQYNLIMHNKLCLYLAAGSWTLSFLIAVILTLLAFQLPYCKGNQINHFFCEMPPLLHLSCANIWLSEIIEYTAVVLVTGGSVLLILVSYLFILMTILNINSTKQRQKAFSTCASHLAVVFLFYGTILFMHLRPPSSYSPEQDRVVSILYTVVTPVLNPLIYSVRNKEIKGAIKKSLKCGSNLFSSPLPEIHVIEQNR comes from the coding sequence ATGTCAATATACATTGTTTTAGGTAGCTTGAATCACACATTTGCAGGAAAATTCTTTCTTCTTGGACTCCCTAATATCTTTGATCTACAGGTTGTCTTCTTTTTGCTGCTTCTAATAGTGTATATAATGACAATAACAGGAAATCTACTACTGATTTTTATGGTAAGGCTAACTCCCCGACTTCAgacaccaatgtattttttcctatgTAATCTTTCCATCATTGACATTTGCTTCACCTCAACTGTGGTGCCCAAAATTTTGGTAAACACCATATCTCTAGATAGAAGTATTTCCTTGTTGGGATGTGCAACCCAACTTTACTTCCACTTGGTCCTTGGGGGTGCGGAATGTTTAATCTTGGCTGTTATGGCTTTTGACAGGTACAATGCCATCTGTAAACCCTTACAATACAACCTGATCATGCACAATAAATTGTGTCTTTATCTTGCTGCTGGATCTTGGACTTTAAGCTTCCTGATTGCTGTGATTCTTACTCTCCTCGCATTTCAATTGCCTTACTGCAAAGGCAATCAGATCAATCATTTTTTCTGTGAGATGCCACCCTTGCTTCACCTGTCTTGTGCTAATATTTGGTTAAGTGAAATCATAGAGTACACTGCAGTTGTATTAGTTACTGGAGGCTCCGTTTTGCTCATACTGGTATCTTATCTCTTTATTCTGATGACCATCCTTAACATTAACTCCACCAAACAAAGGCAGAAAGCTTTTTCTACATGTGCCTCTCACCTTGCTGTGGTCTTCCTCTTCTATGGAACAATACTATTCATGCATTTACGTCCGCCTTCCAGTTACTCCCCCGAACAAGATAGAGTTGTTTCTATACTCTATACAGTGGTGACACCAGTGTTGAATCCTCTTATCTACAGTGTACGAAATAAGGAAATCAAAGGAGCtatcaaaaaatcattaaaatgtggCAGTAATCTATTTTCCTCACCATTACCAGAGATACATGTTATAGAACAGAATAGATAA